TTGTTTTGCTGAAGTAAGCAGCGCAGAATACAGAAGTGCATCCTACAAGCGCCATACTgaaaaactatacatatatatatatatatataaagttaaagattttaattaatgttcattaaaagtGTAAACAGCACTGTTCATCAGATTTAattaatgttcattaaaagtGTAAACAGCACTGTTCATCagaaatttagatttaaatatttatattcattttactgATGCCTCTTTAAATTTTAGCATGAATCTGATGGAGAGCGTGTTTTCATGAACATAAGTTTCTGTTGAATTATCCTTCACATTTTAAAGCGTTTTTGTAAACATGAGTCATTTCTTGTGAAGGGCCATTCCGAGTTTTCTGAATCACTGATAATCAATTTAATTGTCCGTGTGATGAAGTGTTTGCAGTAACGCATTGTACACCATCAGTAAATTGTTctcataatgtttgtttgtttttgtagcgAAGGCTTTTTTAGAGAGATCTCATCATGGGAAACACCAGCGATCGAGTGTCTGGAGATAGACATGGAGCCAAGACGCAGCGCTCAGACAGCGGAGGCCACAAAGACCTGGAGCCCGGAAAAATGATGGACAGCACGGACGACCCCAATATTTTCAACACACATGGACCAGAATCTAAAGTATGCAAGCACAtatgatgacatttaaaaaaaaaaaatgttgtaaaaacaaaTGACTTCACATGCTCATGTGCATCTGATGAATTTGCCAATATTTATTATCTATTCATCGTCATCATTACCCTCTTCCAGCCTCTCTCTGACAATTAAACACactattcatatttaaacagTAATCAATACTTTGTTTCATAAATGACCTCAGGAATGATTAGCTGACCTCCTGTGAAACAGCACTTaattatcatatcatatatcattcTAGTCAAACACAGCTGTGTTCTGCAGGCCGCGGGTGAGAAGGACTTTGCTCCAGATCTAGAGGACATGGTGAAGACGGGTCCGCAGGCTCGACCCACAGTGATCCGCTGGGCCGGAGGAGGGAAGGAGGTCTGCATCACCGGCTCCTTCAACAACTGGAGCAGCAAGATCCCCATGAATAAAAGGTATCTGTGCGCTCGTCTTTCTACAGCGCAAACCGCCATAATGAACAttttatgtgaatgttttttctgtttttttttttcaagccataATGATTTTGTAGCAATCTTGGACCTGCCTGAGGGTGAACATCAGTACAAATTCTTTGTTGATGGCCAGTGGCTTCATGACCCCTCTGAGGTGACTATATATACACCGCATGTCTGCATTTAAACCGTCACATGAATCTTGACCATGGCTTTCTATAGTATGTAATTGCAAACAAACATGAAGTCAGTTATGGAGGTTATAAGTGTACAGTCTGTTGCACACAGACGAGGAGCAGCACATGTGGTTAGAATCGATGGGTATGGCACGCCAGACGCCTCATTCTGCTCTCGCACGCTCAAGCTCAGGGCAGCCGTCTAAAACACTGAATCTTATCACTATACAGGCAGaagttcacttcaagaatgaacaaagtGGAATTAATTAGACTTAAGTTGGGTGAATGATAGAAACAGAAAGCACACAGAAAGAGAAGGTATGATCTGTATTATGATATAATGAAACTAAAGCcaagtcagctttatttctatagcgattcatacaatacagattgtcaatTCAGCTATAGAGTGTTAAACAGGAATACAAACTAAGTTCAATTCAGCCGTAAAGCAGCTCTAATAAGAGGGCAATAGACAATAAAAGAGAGTTAGATCCAAGCCACAAAAAGACAAACGCTTTACTGAAAAATGCAAATCTTCCAGCAGGGCTTGATGTCAGTGTGCACATTATCAATGATTTGGGATAAATGTAGTGGAGAACCATGTGTGGAGCGGCAGGATTCTGAAGCTGTTTGCCGCTGGTGTGTGAACACAAAACAGTGTGTTTGAGTTTGAAAGATGTGGTGCAGCGTTTCTCATCCAGTGTGACCCTCTGAAAGATACACAGTTAAATCAGAGATCACCACGAGCACAGTCTGAGTAAACAAAAGTTAGGGTTTTAAATAAGCACAAGATAAAACTGAATCAAATATGGTTCATCTGTTCACCCTAAATTAAAACTGTTGTTTCACCATTTTCTCACCCTAATGTCGCCCCAAACCCATAATGCTTTTTCTCAGCATAAGGAGGAGATGTTCAGCAGGACTGTGCAGGCTTCTTTTTCACCTCTAATGCATCACCATCGTAATCTGTTGTGCTTTACAGAACGAAGAATCACATGATCGTTCCTTTGAATTGAAATGCATCTGTTTTCTCTTCAGCCGGTTGTCACCAGTCAGATGGGCACCATTAATAATCTGATCCATGTGAAGAAATCAGATTTTGAGGTGTTTGATGCACTGCAGGTGGACTCTCTCGAGTGCTCTGATACGTCAGGTAAGAACGAGTCGTGTTAGAATAACTAATTACACAAATGTGTGGATGTACAATCACTGTCATGGATGTCTGTTAAAAGATCCAGCAGAAAAAGCCAGTGTTAATGTGATGCAGTCTTGTGTGTAGATCTGTCCAGCTCTCCTCCTGGGCCGTACGGACAGGAAGTGTACATGTTCAAACCTGAGGAACGCTTCAAAGCGCCGCCCATCCTGCCGCCTCACCTCCTTCAAGTCATACTCAACAAAGACACCAACATTTCAGTGAGAATCCTCTCTGTCTTTTTGCCAAGACTATTTTACATGTAGTATTGCCAAAGCATCCGGGCAAAAACATGCGCCAGTAATGGTAATAAAAGTAGTGTATTAGTACATAATTAAAGAGTCATGAAACCTAAAACcacatttttgagattttaacAGATCAGAGCCATTTCGTTTTTCTGGTTTTATTCTCTATTATTCATGGGAAGGAATTTGTAACATCCAATCACTACATCTTATCATCTTATGCATGACATAGTAATACTTTGACCGTCTTGAACCCTCGTTTTTGTAGCGACATATGGGTCATaagtagggctgccctcgactaaggatttttctggtcgactagtagttgttcatttgaagcattagtcgactaatcgcacgtttattaataaactgtttaaattattataatgagccttaattgcctacatagccatAAACGCTCAAGTacacgcataaagcttgccacagcacaccgcagaagtaatgattatgatctgtcctgcagtgagtgCGCTGCTGTTCAGCTTCTACACTCCACACAGACACAAGAGCGCACATTTCTCTTGGTTAacatacttacatatttcaggtGAGAAGCCATGCTTACCATATTTCAGTGAAAAGATCAATGAATGATAGCTGAGCATTTGGATGTCCTGGCCCGAGTACTTATATCCCagtggtggaaaaaaaatgttacaaagtaCTATagtataatttttctatttttaaaaagtactgaaaaattaTATGATTCAAGTAGGGgtaaaaaaagtagtttgctgaaaaactactcaagttacacaaataaaaataacaaaattataatttttctatttttacccaaaatgagacGATGGGCGCATTATGGAGCAGGGTTAACCCTAACACTCATgtactgtaatgtctgtttcGCAAGTGAGACCCAGGAAGtcccttatatggacaaatgcatcagatatcactacagctgaataacatgcagatagagatgctttgactgatgaatcatggaagacaataaacacccaattgcaatgcagtgctaattgacatataGCTTGTATCATAgtaaagaactttatttttaaaattattttctgtctcactgtgataagaagcaacatgaaaccacagaagctaactgtttcaaacacgattgatgttatatagtgattttggagcaaaacatgatattagtctCATAAATTGTCATGTTTGACGCTACTGTTTgataactaattttgaaaagtacattcacgTAGAAGATTGTGGTTGTTAAAGAAGGGCAAAAGCAAAGGAGGGTAAGtgaaggtttaaaagaaaagaaagggtctAAAACACTGTGAATAGAAAGgtgccagtaaaaaaaataataataataataatgttgggTATGGGTAAGGTTGGGCATCTTTTGAATTTTAATGATTCTAATTGTTGTCAATTCTTAATTTCAATTCCAATaaggtgaaaaataaataaataatcttagatcatcttattacaaaatatttcatttttagctgaatactatgaatgaaaatcaacaggctaaagaacaCTTTCTCAAGGTTGTGTGTGCAGAAGAGAAAACAGCCTGCGAGTCTTCttgacttgaatggtttaaaatcacattgaaagtgtagtttgttataataaaaaaaggtggACCCCAGGCCCATTtttggtaggacaaaaaaaagagcattttatcTAACTTGTTAACGAAATACCTAGGCTTGGGAATCCAAAATCTATTCCAGTTCAGGAATAGGATGCTTAAGGTCGGGAATCGTCTActtgttataaaaaaattttgattCCTTTGTGCgcattttaatatgactttaaaccattcaagcactGTTTTCTGTACTGCACACATAGGGGCATATCCATTTCAGAattgagggggacagaaatgtgaagggaaaaaaagaacttttgacttttgtttaattgactgtttttattttttcttatgtctTTTAATTagataagaaatcaaatacactgctggatgaTAACCAACCATTtgttttctataatattttgatttttctgtattttcctaatgacagTTTAAGGAttggtttatacaaacacataGTAAGGCAGAATAGATTCTATATTGTCATAAAtgttatgtcaattagcactgcattgttcatatacgATTTATTACCTGGAAATGACctgaaatgacctttttttttttttagctacagcGATAGAGGTATggctttgtccatattagggatttcctgcatgTCATAAGATATAATATATTACTCCTGCCGGGCTGAATCAAGcctggtttatttcagttaactgagCATTACATTTGCGAGTCAAAAACATATTACAACAATTTACACTTAACTAAGAATATTGgtcaaatttataactgttaatattctaaaataaaattatgacgTATGCAGCCTATAAATGCGCCCTCCGGAGAATGCAGCCTTCTGTTTGAGAAACGACCATAGACTATCTAGTTTCTTCAGCCATGTGCTCACACGTCCAAAGCACGCACAGAAAAAGTGATTTCAAATTAATTTGACTGACAGATAAATCATGGTTGATCTATCAGCCAGATGCACGTAAAAATGCATGCGctctttttaatgttgttgttaatgttgaagTTGTTTTAGCTtcatacatttagtttaactgcactgttaaagAGGGCGATTTTTAGCATTCAACTGTACTGTGTGCATGTATTTCTGCAACTGTTCAGACTcttgcacacttttcaaaactttctcttctctgtcctcctccccctcctccttcatcaactcttacagctgatgactttgccgttttcttcacaaataagacaagaaccatcagtgaccaattcccCACACCGCAaactgatgataacttcataacgactaatacacactctctctccactCTCAAAAACAAACGTTcccaaacttatcctttccaataatcctactacttgtccacttgatcatatccccactcacctccatcaggccatttcttcttcagtcataccttcgcTCACTCACATTATcgacacctctcttcactctggtacagttccctcagcgtttaagcaggctcaggtaagcccactgcttaaaaaaaccctctctaaatccagtacttttagaaaactacagacaggtatcccttcttccattcattgcaaagacacttgagcgagttgtgttcaaccaactctctatgtttctcataccgaacaacctcctggacagcaaccaatctggcttcaaaagcatccactcaactgagactgccctgctctcggttactgaagccctgcgactggcgagagcagcttcaaaatcctcagtactcatcttgctggacctgACCTCTCCTTCTGacacagaaaaaacacaacaaccagatcttcctgtccaccctcagaaagatgggcttctctggaaccgcactccagtggtttaagtcct
Above is a genomic segment from Cyprinus carpio isolate SPL01 chromosome A2, ASM1834038v1, whole genome shotgun sequence containing:
- the prkab2 gene encoding 5'-AMP-activated protein kinase subunit beta-2 isoform X1; protein product: MGNTSDRVSGDRHGAKTQRSDSGGHKDLEPGKMMDSTDDPNIFNTHGPESKAAGEKDFAPDLEDMVKTGPQARPTVIRWAGGGKEVCITGSFNNWSSKIPMNKSHNDFVAILDLPEGEHQYKFFVDGQWLHDPSEPVVTSQMGTINNLIHVKKSDFEVFDALQVDSLECSDTSVLCVDLSSSPPGPYGQEVYMFKPEERFKAPPILPPHLLQVILNKDTNISCDPALLPEPNHVMLNHLYALSIKDGVMVLSATHRYKKKYVTSLLYKPI
- the prkab2 gene encoding 5'-AMP-activated protein kinase subunit beta-2 isoform X2 translates to MGNTSDRVSGDRHGAKTQRSDSGGHKDLEPGKMMDSTDDPNIFNTHGPESKAAGEKDFAPDLEDMVKTGPQARPTVIRWAGGGKEVCITGSFNNWSSKIPMNKSHNDFVAILDLPEGEHQYKFFVDGQWLHDPSEPVVTSQMGTINNLIHVKKSDFEVFDALQVDSLECSDTSDLSSSPPGPYGQEVYMFKPEERFKAPPILPPHLLQVILNKDTNISCDPALLPEPNHVMLNHLYALSIKDGVMVLSATHRYKKKYVTSLLYKPI